The DNA window TTGCTGGAATTGGCCGATTTTTCCGAATCCCGCAGCGTCAGCGCTTTGTTTTTGGCGCAAAAACACCTTAACCTAAAGTAGTTTCAGTATTCGTGATGGTACCCTGGCGTGCCATCATCGGGAGTGGTTATGAAGCCAGAGCAACTCATAGAAGCTGCCATCGACATTGCCATGGCAGCAGGGGAGAAGATCCGGGAAATCTATTTGACCGGCAGCTTCGAGCGTGAAGTGAAATCCGACAACACCCCTGTTACCTCCGCCGATCTGGCAGCCAATCAGATCATAGTGGACCAACTCAAGGCGCTGACACCGGATATTCCCGTGCTGTCGGAAGAGTCGGCCGACATTCCCCTGGCGGACCGCGCACATTGGCCGGCATACTGGTTGGTGGATCCTTTGGATGGCACCGGCGAGTTTATCGCCGGCAGCTACGACTTCTCAGTGATCATCGCCCTGGTGGAGCACAACCGACCCGTGATGGGCATAGTGTACGTGCCCATGACCGGGGTCTGCTATTACGCCATTGCCGGTCTTGGAGCCTACAAGCGCAGCGGCGGCATGGAAGTCAGGATCACCAGCAGGCAGATAGCTACAGATGCCAAGATTCCGCTGCGATTGGCGGTCAGTCGGCGCCAGGATCCCCAATCAGTCCTCAAGCTGTTCCATCAACCCAAGCATTGTGAACTGGTGGTGATGGGCGGTGCCGCACTCAAGAGTTGCCTCGTGGCCGAAGGCCGTGCCGATTGCTATGTGCGGGTCGGGCCGACGGGAGAGTGGGACACTGGCGCCGCGCAGATCATCATTGAAGAAGCCGGTGGTCAGCTGATGGACATTGAGCTGCAACCCCTGAGTTACAACGAGCGTGAGACCTTCGAAAACCCCAATTTTATCGTGGTGGGCTCACCCAATCTGGCGTGGGACAAGATATTGGTGGGAGATTAATTGCTGACCATTCGCCCTCTCCAGAAAGCCGATATGGCAGCCGTGTTCCGTGTGGAGCAGGCCTGTTTCGGCGACCACTGTTTTCCGGATTTTTTCTTTCGTCAGGCCCTCGACGCCTGGCCCTTGGGTTTACTCGGCGCCTTTGATGACACTGGGTTCCTGCTGGGATATTGCCTGTGCAGCAGCGCTGAAGAGGCCGGTTGCGGTTGGATCATGTCCTTGGCTGTGATCCCAGAGGCCCGCGGTCGCGGTGCCGGCAAGGCCTTGATGCAAAACCTGTTGAACCAGCAGCGCTACAGCAGTCTTAAGCTCACTGTGGCACCGGATAATCCGGCATTGGCGCTCTATCTTGGCCTGGGATTTATCCGCACGGGAGAGGAGAGCGATTACTTTGGCCCAGGCGAGCACCGGCTTTTGTTGTGCCTTGATGCCGACTGATCCCTGAAAATCAGTATTGTGAACATTGTTTTTTATTTGGCCGAATGTTAGCCTCTTGGTCATTCCAGTCGAGGAGACCGAGACATGGCAAGACGCAAGGAACACAGTCACGACGAAATTCGCCAAATGGCGATCGCCGAGGTACAAGAAGCATTGGCCAGAGGGGAAGGCGACCAGCTCAGTTTGCGCCGGGTTGCCACTCAAATAGGCTACGCCCCCAGCACCCTTATCAACATCTTCGGCAGTTATAACTACCTGCTGTTGGCTGTGTCAGAAGCCTGCCTGCAGCAACTGCTCGGCAACCTGGTTTGCGACTCCCCCTCGAGCCCCTTGACGGCACTGGAACAGATGGCCCGCCGCTATGCCGAATTCGCCCTGGCTGCTCCCGACAGGTTCAGATTGCTGTTTGAATTGCAGTTGTCGGCAACAGAGCCCCTGCCGGAACATCACAGTGCCCTGATCGAGCAGCTGTTGTCCTTGCCCTTGCCCCTTCTGGCATTACAGCTGCGCCGTGACGCCGATACCCTGGTCACGGAGGCGCGCTTACTGTGGGGCGCGATACACGGATTGGTCAGCCTGGCGTTAACTGACAAGCTTTTTGGTGGGGAACACACCCTTGGCAGCCTGGTCTGCCAACAGGTACGAACCCTGATCGCCGGATTTGAATCGGGGAGGAATACCTGATGTTTTTCAGTCGCCGCTTTTTACCTTACTTTGTCACCCAGTGCCTGGGTGCCCTCAATGACAATATTTACAAGAACGTGTTGCTGCTGTTGGTGACTTACAGCCAGGTGGACAGTTTGCCCATTGGCGTGGATCTGTTCGTCAACCTGGCGGCCGGCGTGTTCATTTTGCCGTTTTTCCTGTTTTCGGCCCATGCCGGTGTGGTGGCGGATAACATAGATAAGGCGCGACTCATTCGCGCACTGAAGTTGTTGGAGCTGGTGATCATGAGTTGTGCCGTGTTGGCCATCCTCAGTCACAACTACCTGATGATGTTGCTGCTGCTGTTTTTAACCGGCAGCCAGTCGGCTTACTTTGGCCCGGTAAAATACTCCCTGCTGCCCCAGGCATTGGCGGAAAACGAGTTGGTGACAGGTAATGCCTGGGTGGAAATGGGCACCTTTCTGTCGATTCTGGTGGGCACCTTGAGCGCGGGCCTCATAGTGTCGAGCGAGCATGCCGCCGGGACGGCAGCCCTGGTAGTCTTTATGCTTGCCCTGGCGGGCTATTTGGCCAGCCGCGCTATTCCGGCCTTGCCTCCCCAGGGGAAAATTCGCCAAATTCACTTTCGGCCCCTTTCCGGTGCCTGGGGAAGTATCCGCAGGGTGAAACGTACCCCTTCGATCTGGATGGCGATTCTGGCCATAAGTTGGTTTTGGTTTCTGGGGGCCACGTATCTGACCCAGTTCCCCAATTTTGCCAAGCTGCACCTGCATTCGGGTGCCACAGTGGTGTCACTGCTGTTGGCGCTGTTTTCCATAGGTATCGCCGTGGGGTCTTTCCTGTGTGAGCGGCTCTCCTTTGGTCATGTGGAGCTTGGGGTGTTGCCCTTTGGGGTGCTGGGATTAACTGTGTTCGGCGTCGATATGTTGTTGGCCCTGCCGGACCCCGCAACCTTCCCGGTAATGCTATATGGCGCCGGAGAGTTTATTGCCCAGTCCGCTCATCACAGGTTGATGTTCGACCTGTTTATGGTAGGTGTCAGCGGCGGGCTGTTTATTGTCCCCCTGTACGCCTTTATCCAGTCCCGAGCCGCAAAGGGTGAGTGCGCCCGCGCCATTGCCGCCAACAACATAGTCAATGCCCTGTTTATGGTGGTCTCGGCTTTGTTGTCCATGGTGCTGCTGGGTGCTGTCGGCCTTAGCATAGTGCAGCTGTTCCTGATGCTGGCGCTGACGAACGCTCTGGTCGCCTTCTACGTCTATCGTCAGGTGCCTGAGTTTACCCAAAGGTTTGTTAGTTATTTGCTGAGCCACCTGCTGTACCGGGTCACGGTACGGGGCAGGCCAAATATACCCAAAGAAGGCGCCGGGCTGATCGTGTGTAACCATGTCAGCTATGTGGATGCGCTGCTGATTTTGGGTGCCTCTACCCGGCCCATTCGTTTTGTGATGGACAAAAGCATCAGCGAAATGCCGCTGCTCAGGTACCTGTTCCGCCATGCCGGCGTTATTCCCATCTGCTCACCCAAACAATGTGCGCAAACCTATGAGAAAGCCTTTGAGCGAATAGATGCGGCCCTGGCACAGGGAGATCTGGTGTGTATTTTCCCTGAGGGTCGTCTGTCTCCCGATGGTGAACTGGGTGAATTTCGCCCTGGTGTGGAGCAGATCCTCAACCGTCGCCCCGTGCCTGTTATCCCCATGGCACTGAAAGGCCTGTGGGGATCCTATTTCAGCCACAAGGATGGTCACGCCCTCACCACCCGACCCAAACGATTTTGGTCAAAGGTTAGGATCGATATAGCCCCGGCCCTGGATGGTGTTGCACCGGACAGGAATGTGCTTAGAGATCATGTGCATGCAATGCTGAAAAGCACCGAATAGGTAGAAAGTTCTTTTAAAACAGTGTATTAATGGCGTTATTCTGTATAAATCCCCTTGTTTGGTATTTCTGTTGGTGATTTAATCGGCGAATTTCAGCAACCAATATTTTACAGGGGAGTAATTATGAGGAAGGAAATCTGCGCCAGTACCTTGGTTCTGGCGTTAGCTGCCTGCGGTGGTTCAGGTGGCGACAGCTCAGGGAGTGGTAGTAATAGCTCTGGTGGCAACGGCTCCGGTGGCAGTACACCCAGATTGACCCTGGACACCCGTGCCAAAGCATCGGCTTGTGATATTTCGGCCCCCAAAGCCGGAGTGGATGTGATAGCGCACAAGGCAGATGGCAGCATTCTGGCCCAGTACAAAACCGACAGCCAAGGACATTTGGACATTTCCTGGGGCAGTGATGCACACCACCTGACCATTGCCTCTCAAATCAGCGTGGCAGGAGACTGGGATATTCAGACATCGCTCGAACAGCAAGCCGGTGATGTGGGTCGATTGACTTATATAGATACCAGTCTCGACGGTCAGTGCGATTGCACAAGTTTCAATATAGATAGCAGTGAAATCGATGCCAGCTTCCCAAGCCACAATCTTTACCTTCAGGGCGTGAATATAGGTGGATATGGCGGCTGGAGCGAACAGGTTTGCAAGAATAACGGCACTTTCGCACCATTGAATCTGGTGCTGGTTCCCAAAGAGTCCAGTGTACCCGGATATGCGGCCGTGGTTGATTTGAATGCCGTTGCAGGCACTCAAGTGACACTTGGCGCGGCGCTTTTCGATGGCGCAGCCAATCAGGGGACTCTGCTGAATGTTGCCGCTAACGTCAGTGATTATCGTCTGAGGACCTTCTCATTGACTGAGCAGGGCAGACAAAACAGACTGTATTGGAACAATCAACAGGCGTATGTTTTTCCAGAGCTCTACGCCAACAATTTGCTGGAGATGGTGCAAAAGGTCAATTTGGCCGATGTCGCAGAAGGAAGAATGACCTACTCGTCGTTGCAGCGCAAACGGGTAGTGGATGCTTCGGCTACACAATCAATGGCTCTGGCGCAAAATTCCCAACTGATGAGCGATGAAGTTGGTGGAATTTTGGCGGCCATTATGAATGATACCCAGGTTGACTATGATTTCAGTGCCACGGGCTCAGGTCGTGACCATATGTTGATTACTCTATGGGCACACGAGGTGCACTGGAACATTGATGGGCCATTGAAAGGAACCATCCCGGCGCTGGATCTGCCTGAAAATGTTCAGCAGGCATTTGAATCCCTCACCGAACCCGCTATTTATTTCGGTAGCTACGGTTATGGTCATTCCTGGAACATACACCAATGGAGAAGTTTCCTGGCGCAGAAAAGCCGCTTGGATAGTGAGGATCTGTCCACCGACAGAGACAACTATGAGTATGAACAAATTGCTGTCTACCTGAATCAATAGACCATATCAAACCGCCTCAGTCGAGGCGGTTTTTTCAGGTCTGGCTACTCGGGCATAGCTCGGTGAAATGGCCCTACAGCGGCCATTTGAGCCATGCGGGAATCTCGGGACGTTCTGCCTTAGAGTAATTTTCCCTGATGATAATCTGAGCTCATTTTGCGAGTTCCTTAAATGTCTTGATGTTCATTGCTTTCAGAGATTCATCTTATTCAGCATCAAAGCGGGACTCATGCGAATCACCAAATCCAGACCTGTTGGTTTTGGGTGACCATTGAAATTGAAACCTTGCCAAACACCAGTGAAACTGACGCATTTTTGTTCGCCATATAGGTGAATAAATTGCTTTAGACAACATATTAAGTTATTGCTTTTGAATTGAAAAATTGCACTTGTCAACCTGTATTTTTTGCCGCATTAATACTTTGGCTTTACAAAAAAATACAGGAATAGTGCTTATGAATAAGGAAATATATATTGCTCTGATGGTATCTGTTCTGGCCGCTTGTGGTGGGCAGGAAAATGCCAATTCCAATCAGAATAGCGAAAATCAGGATCAACCCACCACAACTCGACTTACGGCGGAGTTTGTAAGAAAGCCATCGAAATGTGAGCTGAATGTACCTGATCCGGATATCAGAATAATTGCTCATGCTGCCGATGGCACTGTTAACGGCATATACAAGCCTGACTCTAATGGCAAATTAGATATAGCCACGCCTGCTGGCGCCAGTCATATATCTTATGTGTTCATTAATGGTTCTGAAATCAGGTTGGATACGCGTCTCGGTCAGGTCAGTGGCGATTTGGGCAGAATCGAACACCTGGATGCCAATTTAGATAGCATGTGTCAGTGTGAATCATTCCGCTTAGATCCTGCCGAATTAGCAGCAGACTATCCTTACCACGATCTTTACCTGCAAGGTCGTAAAGTGGCGACTACATCCGCTATCGAACAAACCTTTTGCAAAGCGCCTGGAAAGGGGTATCCGTTAGTTGATCTGTGGCTTAAACCTAGAATCAATAACGACCAAGCCTATGGGGCGCTGCTGGATATCAACGGCACTCAAGGTACCGTGATACTTAATCAAACATTGTTTAATCAACCCATTAACTTGGGTGTGCAGCTTGAGTTGATTTCAGATCAAGCAGATATAAGCGCCTATTCAACATTTGCCAATACCGCTCAAGGGCGTCTTCACTATATGACCGACAGCCGTTTTTCAAAGTTTTATGTGTTTCCTGGGTTACACGACGAAAACTTTGTACATGCGCATAGGGATATTTATTTTGCGGATAACCTTAGATACGGCGCTACTCGCCGCCAGCGTGTGTTCGCACCTGAGGAGGAGCAAAACATCGAAGTGGCACAAAATGAGTATGCCCTACAAGATGCTGTTACTGAGTTGCAGCAGGGTTTTGGCGGAAATTCCGCAATAAATTATGATTTCAGTCATATAGGTAAAGACAGGGCTGTAATGATGATGTCCGTGTGGGGGAATGACATATATTGGAATGTGCTGGGGCCGCTAACAGGTACCCTCCCTGACCTACAAATGCCCGCTGACATTGAAGCGATCCTGGATAGCAAAGAGGTTATATATCTGGATATAGGGTCATATGGCTATATGATGCCCGGAGGCTTCGCAGCATGGAGCAAGGCCATCGCCGAAGACAGTCGCAGGAATGATGAATTACGGCAAGCATATTTCGATAACTACGATGCGGAGTATCTGGAATTTCGCCTGTAGTGAAGGGACTTCCGACAGCCAGTCTCGGACAGAAGTCGTGATTAGTTGGAACCGCCTCAGCCGAGGCGGTTTTGCTTTTGCATATCCAGGTATTCGGCCATGGCTTGATGATTGCCGCTGAAGATAACGCGTTCTTCCTTTTTACCTAGCTGGAAGCGGTACATGGGGTCGTAATACACCTCCAGCAGCAGGGTGATCCAGCTGAGGTGTGCCCTTGTATCGTTGCTGCTGATTTGCGTGGCTAGGGCATCAGTCATCAGCGCTTTGACTTCGTCATGCACCTTGCCCCCAAGGCGTTTGTAGATGCCTTTCAGGCTGGCGAACAGATAGTCGCTGAATGCGTTGAAGCCCTGTTCTTCTCCCAGTCTGCTGATGTAGCCCGCATGCATCTTGTGCACATAGTCGTCCAACAGCCTCGGCAGCCTGTCTTCAAGGGACTCTTCCAGTACCAATACGGGGGCGGCCTGCATCTTGTCGTAGAAGCTCTTGGGAATGGCCGAGCGCCCTATCAAAAAGCTTTCATCTTCCAATAACAGACTTGGCTCGGCTCTGTCCTCATGACGCAGCAGCGCAATGGCGAGGTTATTTTCAAAGTTGATTTGGCTGGGTTGACCCTCATGGTTTTTGCCGAAGCTTGACCCCCTGTGGTTGGCAATGCCTTCCAAATCCACCGCTTCGCTGCGGCTCTGTATGAATTCGGTTTTACCCGAGCCTGTGATGCCGCTGAGGATCTGCATCTGCCCCTTGGCGGGTGCCATTTCTATGGTATCCAACAGGAACTGACGCATGGCTTTGTAACCGCCATCGATAAAAGGTACTTCAATTCCGGCTTCCTTGAGCCATTGCTGGGTCAGCTGGGAGCGTAGGCCGCCGCGAAAACAGTAGAGGTAGCCTTCGGGGTGGCGCTGGAAGAAGTCCAGCCAGGCCGCAACCCTGGCTTCCTTGACCTTGCCGCATACCAGCGAATGCCCCAGTGCGATGGCAGCCTCCTGTCCCTGTTGCTTGTAGCAGGTGCCGACCTTTTGCCGCTCATTGTCATTCATCAGCGGCAGATTGGTGGCAGAGGGAAAGGCGCCCTTGTCGAATTCAATCGGGGCGCGCACGTCCATCATCGGATGGCCGGAGGTGAAAATCTGCCGGTATTGCTCCCTGGGGATACGCTTGGGCGTCATTTGCGTAACTCCAATTTGCCGTTACCGGCCTTGAGCTGACCAATACACACAGCTTCTATTCCCTGTTGTTGCAACAGCGCCCTGAGCCCGGCTTCCCCTTCGGCAGAGACGGCGACCAAGAGCCCGCCACTGGTCTGGGGATCGCACAGCAGTGCTTTTTCACGCTCGTTGAGTGCGGGCAGGTGCTCACCGTAGCTGTCGTAATTTCTGTGGGTGCCACCGGGAATGCAGCCCAGGCCAAGGTAATGTTCGGCCTTGGCCAGCAGCGGGATCTTGTCTATTGCGACCTCTGCATCCAGCCCGGCTCCCTGGCACACTTCCAGCAAATGACCGGCAAGTCCGAAGCCGGTCACATCGGTCAGGGCGTTGACACCTGGCAGCCTGGCAATGTCGGCGCCGATTTTATTCAGCTGACACATGGCCTCGGGGGCTATGTGTTCATCTTCGAGGGCCAGTTTCTTTTGCTTTTGGGCCGTGGTCAGTATGCCAATGCCTATGGGTTTGGTGAGGAAGAGTCTGTCACCGGCCTTGGCGGTATTGTTTTGTTTCAGATGTTCCAGCGCAATTTGCCCCGTGACCGCCAGGCCGAAAATGGGTTCGGGGGCATCTATGCTGTGACCACCGGCGAGCATAATGCCGGCATCGGCACAGGCCTGACGGCCACCATCAACCACTTGTTGGGCGACTTCTGCCGGCAGTTTGTTGATGGGCCAACCCAGAATCGCTATGGCCATTATCGGAGTGCCACCCATGGCGTAAATATCGCTGATGGCGTTGGTGGCAGCGATACGGCCAAAGGTGAAGGGGTCGTCCACTATGGGCATGAAGAAGTCGGTCGTACTGATGATGCCCGTGGTGTCATTGAGTTTGTATACGGCGGCATCATCGCGGCTGGCATTGCCGACCAGCAGCTTGGGATCGTCGAAGACAGGCAACTGGGATGCGAGTATGGTACTCAGCACCTTGGGAGAAATCTTGCAGCCGCAGCCGGCGCCATGGCTGTATTCGGTGAGTTTGATGGGTGATGGTGACATTTCAGGTTGCCCGCTTTAACGATAGTGGCCAACATGATAATACCTTACGGCCGCCATGCAAGGCGGCCGTGGTCACAGGACTAACGATAGGCGGCGTTCAGACTGTTCCAATTGGCCTGTTGCAGCTTAAGGCGCGACTTGAGTTCGTTGAATCTGGGGCGCAGCTCCTCAAGGCATAGCTTGTGGCGCTTGGCCTCCAACAGCTCTTTCTTTACCTGATAGAACTCAAGTAGCTGCTGTTTCAGCGTCTCGTATTCGCCCTGCAGTGTTTGCCACAGTTCTTCGTAATCCTGTCTGTGTGTGATCCGCTGCTGGGTGCGTTTGAGCTGCATCTGCAATTTGGCCGCCTCGATACGCTCTTGGGGCACCTTGCGCAAATCGCTGGCCATACCCAACCAGGAAAGCAGTTTGATCAGCCACTTGGTGGGATCGTAATGCCACCAACGTATGCCGTTGCGGTAGTCGTTTTCGAAAATATGGTGGAAGTTGTGGTAGCCCTCGCCATAGGTCAGCACCGCCAATACACCGTTGTCGCGGGCAGTATTCCTGTCGGTATAGGGTTGAGTGCCCCAGATATGGGCCAGGGAATTGATGAAGAAGGTGCAGTGGTGCACCACCACCAAACGCAGCAGACCGGCCACCAACAGCATGGTCCAGACATCGCCGTTGAACCAACCCAGCAATGCCGGCAGCCCTATGTTCATCACCAACACCAACGCCAGATAATGTTTGTGCTGCCACATGACTATGGGATCGTTCTGCAGGTCGCGGACGTTGTTATAGTCGTGATAACGATGGGCCTGGTATTCACGCAGCATCCAGCCGATATGGCTGTACCAGAAACCCATGTTCGCTGAATAGGGATCTTTGTCGTTATCGTCTACATGCTTGTGGTGCACCCTGTGATCGGATGACCAGTGCAGGGCACTGTTTTGCAACGCCAGGGCGCCACCCAGCGCATACAACCACCTTACCGCCCCATTGGCCTTATAGGCTTTATGGGACCAGAGCCTGTGGTAGCCGGCGGTGATAGACATACCGCTATAGAAGGCCAGTACCACAAAGGTCAGCCATTCTATGGCATCTATGCCATGGGACCATGCGCGCCAGGGGATGAGCACTGCGGCGCCGGTGAAGGTCAGCAGAAACAGCATCAGATTGAGCCAGATGATGGGAGGTTTTTTCATTATCGGTTTCCAAATCGCGTTTAAGCGTACAACTGTAAGCTAATTTACCTGCAAGGACCCCATGGGGTCAAGCCGGCCGGGGCTGTGTTTCTGTGGCAAACGGGGTATTATCCGCAACATCATTGGTTTGGATGGAACACAAGATGGGAATTGGGATCCGGGCACAGCAGAAAGAAAAAACCCGTCGCGCGCTGGTGGACGCGGCCTTCAATCAGCTCAGTGCCGAGCGCAGTTTTTCCAGTCTCAGCCTGCGGGAAGTGGCCCGGGAGGCCAATATTGCGCCGACCTCTTTCTATCGTCATTTCAAAGATATGAACGAGCTTGGCCTGACCATGGTCGATGAAGGCGGCCTGACCCTGAGGCAGATGATGCGCAAGGGCCGGCAAAGGGCCGAGGCCGGTGGCAGCGTGATCCGCATTTCCGTGGATACCTTTATGGAAGTGCTGGACTCCAATCCCAACGTGTTCCGCATCTTGCTCCACGAGCGCTCAGGAACTTCGGCCGCCTTTCGCGCGGCGGTTGCCCGTGAGATTGAACACTTTATTTCCGAGCTGGCCCATTACACCGAGGAGACTGCCCATCGCAGTCCGGCTTTGGCGAGGGCCCAGGCAGAAGCTCTGGTGACTCTGGTATTCAACGCCGGCGCTGCGGCCCTGGACATGAAAAAGGCTGATCGCAAGGTGCTGGCGGATCAGTTGGTGATGCAGCTGCGCATGGTGGCGACCGGCGCCGAAGTATTGCAGCACAAATTGGATAACAGGTAGGTCTGCAATCAGAACAAAAACGGAGCCTTAAGGCTCCGTTTTTGTTTTGAAGGAGCTTATTTGCGACGCTCCAGCAACACACCCGCTTCGGTGTGATGGGTATAAGGGAACTGATCGAACAGGGCAAAGCGAGTGATCTCGTGGGTTTGGCTGAGCACTGCCAGGTTGTCCTTCAGAGTCTCAGGATTGCAGGAGATATAGAGAATGCGCTCATATCCCTGCACCAGTTTGACCGTCTCTGCATCCAAACCCGCTCTGGGGGGGTCCACAAAGATGGTGTTGCAGTCATAGCTTTGCAGATCGATACCCTCAAGGCGCTTAAAGCTTTTACCACCCTGCATCGCCAGGGTGAAGTCTTCCGCTGACATGCGGATGATATCCAGATTGGCTATGTTGTTAATGGCGATGTTGTACTGGGCCGCATCCACCGACGGTTTGGCCAGCTCTGTCGCCAATACCCGCTGAAAATTCTGCGCCAGGGCAATGGAGAAATTGCCGTTACCGCAATAGAGTTCCAGTAGATCGCCCTGACTGTTTTGGGTGGCATCAATGGCCCATTCCAGCATTTTGACCGCCACCTTGGCATTGGGTTGGGTAAAGCTGTTTTCTATCTGTTTGTAATGGTATTGGCGACCATTGACATCCAGGGTCTCAACCACAAAATCCCGGTCCAGTATCAGTTTCTGTTTTCTGGCGCGGCCTATGATGTCAACCTTGAACCGGTCTGACAGCGCCGCTTTCAGGGCTTTGGCTTGCTCCAGCCAATCATCCCCAAGCTGCCTGTGGTAGAGCAGGCTGACCAGAATTTCCCCTGAGAGCGTGGACAGGAAATCCACCTGGAACAGCTTGTGGCGCAGCACGGGATTGGGTCGCAGATGTGCCATCAGTTCCTGCATCATCTGGTTGATGAGCGTGCCGGCCGGCAGATATTGGTCACAGCGAACCTTTTGCTGCAGGGCATTATCGAACATGTAATAGTAGAGATCGTCTCCATCGTGCCATACCCGGAATTCACTGCGCATCCGATAGTGGGCCGGTTCAGAGGCGAAGACTTCCAATGCCGGAGGTGTGAATTCGGCAAAGGCCTCTGTCAGTGACTGGCTCTTGTCCGCCAACTGGGCATCATACTGCCGGGGATCCATTGCTGCTAAATTCATTGTTACTTACCTTGGCCTTGTTTGGGGGCGCAAATTTTATACCAGATGACGTTGATGTCCAGCTTTCTGGGCAATCGGCAATACTGGCAGAGGCGTGAGCGGTGTGGGAAAATGACGGCCTCGCAATGGCGTTGGAGTGTATAAGCTTTGGGTAACAGTATCTTGGTATTCGATTCGGGTATAGGTGGCCTGTCTGTGCTGCAGGAAATCCGTGCCCGCTTGCCGGAGCACGAATACTGCTATCTGTTTGACAATGCCCGCCTGCCCTACGGCGAGCTGAGTGAGCAGGAGCTCATCTCCGGTTGCGTTTGCCTGATTGAAGATATGGTTGCCCGTTGTAACGCGGCTGTGGTGGTCATAGCCTGCAATACCGCCAGTACCTTGGTGCTGCCGGCCTTGCGATCCCGGTTGAGCATTCCAGTTGTTGGGGTGGTGCCAGCGATTAAACCCGCTGCGGCCATGTCACACTCAGGACATATAGGACTATTGGCAACCCCGGGGACGGTAAGACGGGCTTATACCCATGAACTGATAGCCAGTCATGCCAAAGATAGCCAGGTACATCTCTTTGGCAGCTCAGAGCTGGTGATGATGGCAGAGGCCAAAATGGCGGGGCAGCCGGTAGATCTTTCCACATTAAGCAAGATACTGGCACCGGTGAAGGAAACAGAGATAGATGTGCTGGTACTGGGTTGCACCCATTTCCCCTTGCTCGCTGAAGAGCTGAGTCAGGTTTTAGGGGAAACTATCAGGCTGGTGGATTCGGGGGAGGCAATCGCCAGGCGGGTGGTCCACCTTCTCGGGGAGGCTGCCATGATAGCAGGTCCGGGTAAATTGACGGCCTGGCATACCACAGATGCCATCAGTGAAGGTCTGTCAACGTCCCTCAGGGCGTTAGGCTTTAACGCTATCTTGCCTTATCGCATCGAGGGACGCTGACCAAAGGGCTTATTCGTCGCCCTTTTCCTGTCCTTCGCCGTCTTGAGTCTTGGCTTCCCTTACCTTCAGGGTGCGCTCCTGAAAGGTAAAGTCATTCAGCTTGGTCATGGCTTTTTTGGCGCCGGCTTCAGACATCTCCACAAAACCGAAGCCTTTACGGCGGCCGGTCTTGCGATCCCGCACCAGACGGACCGAGTTGACCGGGCCGAATTCACCAAACAGGATTTTAACTTCACCTTCATGCACCCGGTAGGGCAAGTTGCCTACATAGAGAGTCATGG is part of the Shewanella cyperi genome and encodes:
- the mnmH gene encoding tRNA 2-selenouridine(34) synthase MnmH; the encoded protein is MTPKRIPREQYRQIFTSGHPMMDVRAPIEFDKGAFPSATNLPLMNDNERQKVGTCYKQQGQEAAIALGHSLVCGKVKEARVAAWLDFFQRHPEGYLYCFRGGLRSQLTQQWLKEAGIEVPFIDGGYKAMRQFLLDTIEMAPAKGQMQILSGITGSGKTEFIQSRSEAVDLEGIANHRGSSFGKNHEGQPSQINFENNLAIALLRHEDRAEPSLLLEDESFLIGRSAIPKSFYDKMQAAPVLVLEESLEDRLPRLLDDYVHKMHAGYISRLGEEQGFNAFSDYLFASLKGIYKRLGGKVHDEVKALMTDALATQISSNDTRAHLSWITLLLEVYYDPMYRFQLGKKEERVIFSGNHQAMAEYLDMQKQNRLG
- the cysQ gene encoding 3'(2'),5'-bisphosphate nucleotidase CysQ, producing MKPEQLIEAAIDIAMAAGEKIREIYLTGSFEREVKSDNTPVTSADLAANQIIVDQLKALTPDIPVLSEESADIPLADRAHWPAYWLVDPLDGTGEFIAGSYDFSVIIALVEHNRPVMGIVYVPMTGVCYYAIAGLGAYKRSGGMEVRITSRQIATDAKIPLRLAVSRRQDPQSVLKLFHQPKHCELVVMGGAALKSCLVAEGRADCYVRVGPTGEWDTGAAQIIIEEAGGQLMDIELQPLSYNERETFENPNFIVVGSPNLAWDKILVGD
- a CDS encoding GNAT family N-acetyltransferase, with protein sequence MLTIRPLQKADMAAVFRVEQACFGDHCFPDFFFRQALDAWPLGLLGAFDDTGFLLGYCLCSSAEEAGCGWIMSLAVIPEARGRGAGKALMQNLLNQQRYSSLKLTVAPDNPALALYLGLGFIRTGEESDYFGPGEHRLLLCLDAD
- a CDS encoding MFS transporter → MFFSRRFLPYFVTQCLGALNDNIYKNVLLLLVTYSQVDSLPIGVDLFVNLAAGVFILPFFLFSAHAGVVADNIDKARLIRALKLLELVIMSCAVLAILSHNYLMMLLLLFLTGSQSAYFGPVKYSLLPQALAENELVTGNAWVEMGTFLSILVGTLSAGLIVSSEHAAGTAALVVFMLALAGYLASRAIPALPPQGKIRQIHFRPLSGAWGSIRRVKRTPSIWMAILAISWFWFLGATYLTQFPNFAKLHLHSGATVVSLLLALFSIGIAVGSFLCERLSFGHVELGVLPFGVLGLTVFGVDMLLALPDPATFPVMLYGAGEFIAQSAHHRLMFDLFMVGVSGGLFIVPLYAFIQSRAAKGECARAIAANNIVNALFMVVSALLSMVLLGAVGLSIVQLFLMLALTNALVAFYVYRQVPEFTQRFVSYLLSHLLYRVTVRGRPNIPKEGAGLIVCNHVSYVDALLILGASTRPIRFVMDKSISEMPLLRYLFRHAGVIPICSPKQCAQTYEKAFERIDAALAQGDLVCIFPEGRLSPDGELGEFRPGVEQILNRRPVPVIPMALKGLWGSYFSHKDGHALTTRPKRFWSKVRIDIAPALDGVAPDRNVLRDHVHAMLKSTE
- a CDS encoding TetR/AcrR family transcriptional regulator, translated to MARRKEHSHDEIRQMAIAEVQEALARGEGDQLSLRRVATQIGYAPSTLINIFGSYNYLLLAVSEACLQQLLGNLVCDSPSSPLTALEQMARRYAEFALAAPDRFRLLFELQLSATEPLPEHHSALIEQLLSLPLPLLALQLRRDADTLVTEARLLWGAIHGLVSLALTDKLFGGEHTLGSLVCQQVRTLIAGFESGRNT
- the selD gene encoding selenide, water dikinase SelD codes for the protein MSPSPIKLTEYSHGAGCGCKISPKVLSTILASQLPVFDDPKLLVGNASRDDAAVYKLNDTTGIISTTDFFMPIVDDPFTFGRIAATNAISDIYAMGGTPIMAIAILGWPINKLPAEVAQQVVDGGRQACADAGIMLAGGHSIDAPEPIFGLAVTGQIALEHLKQNNTAKAGDRLFLTKPIGIGILTTAQKQKKLALEDEHIAPEAMCQLNKIGADIARLPGVNALTDVTGFGLAGHLLEVCQGAGLDAEVAIDKIPLLAKAEHYLGLGCIPGGTHRNYDSYGEHLPALNEREKALLCDPQTSGGLLVAVSAEGEAGLRALLQQQGIEAVCIGQLKAGNGKLELRK